A genome region from Chloroflexota bacterium includes the following:
- a CDS encoding DUF503 domain-containing protein: MVIGVCTLELEIPASHSLKDKRHVVKSLIARVRNEFNVAVSEVDSHDAWQAATIALVTVSTDAQYAHGLLEKAVDFIERQRLDAVIGDYSIEMW, from the coding sequence ATGGTCATCGGTGTTTGCACGCTCGAACTGGAAATTCCGGCGAGCCACTCGCTGAAAGACAAGCGCCACGTTGTCAAGTCGTTGATTGCGCGCGTGCGAAACGAATTCAACGTCGCGGTCTCCGAAGTGGATTCGCATGATGCGTGGCAAGCCGCGACGATCGCGCTCGTCACCGTTTCGACGGACGCGCAGTACGCGCACGGCTTGCTCGAAAAAGCGGTGGACTTTATCGAACGGCAACGGCTCGACGCGGTGATTGGGGATTACAGTATCGAGATGTGGTGA
- a CDS encoding aldehyde dehydrogenase EutE yields MSELTERDINNIVQYVIAELQGKRGDASALGSGGIFQDVTSAVNAASRAQKMWIALPLEKRKEVIAHVRERLGEHAQVLAWSAWRETGLGRYEDKIEKNLLNINKVPGIEDLEPMAWSGDRGLALVERAPFGVCGSITPVTNPTATVIGNSIAMIAGGNSVVFNPHPSAKECSARAIAILNQAVIEAGGPANLVAGIANPTIESAQELMKHPGTRLTLVTGGEAVVHVALLSGKRAICAGPGNPPVVVDETADLDEAARGIIKGASFDNNIICTDEKNIIAVDAIADRLLAALRGLGCRILTQDELARLEKVIFSEPVKPGKSTGLNKKLIGQNPSVILKEIGVTVGDEVRLAIAEVPREHTLVWTEQMMPIIPFVRVPNADDAIDFAIAVEGGRRHTAVIYSRHLDHLSRYAKEADVSIFVKNGPNLAGLGYGGEGFCSFSIAGTTGEGMTRPRTFTRERRCVLVDAFRIV; encoded by the coding sequence ATGTCCGAACTAACCGAACGCGATATCAATAACATTGTCCAGTACGTCATCGCCGAATTGCAAGGCAAGCGCGGCGACGCGAGCGCACTCGGCTCTGGCGGAATTTTCCAGGACGTGACGAGCGCGGTCAACGCGGCGTCGCGCGCGCAGAAAATGTGGATCGCGCTTCCGCTTGAGAAACGCAAAGAAGTCATCGCGCATGTGCGCGAACGTTTGGGCGAGCACGCCCAAGTGCTCGCGTGGTCGGCGTGGCGCGAGACCGGGCTGGGTCGCTACGAAGACAAGATCGAAAAGAATCTGCTCAACATTAACAAAGTGCCGGGCATCGAAGACCTCGAACCGATGGCGTGGAGCGGCGATCGCGGCTTGGCGTTGGTCGAACGCGCACCCTTTGGCGTGTGCGGCTCGATCACCCCGGTCACGAATCCTACCGCGACGGTCATCGGTAATTCCATCGCGATGATCGCGGGCGGCAATTCGGTCGTCTTTAATCCGCATCCGAGCGCGAAGGAATGTTCCGCACGCGCGATTGCGATCCTCAATCAAGCCGTCATCGAAGCGGGCGGTCCCGCGAATCTCGTTGCCGGTATCGCGAATCCTACTATCGAAAGTGCGCAAGAGTTGATGAAACATCCTGGGACGCGCTTGACTCTTGTCACCGGCGGCGAAGCGGTTGTGCATGTCGCGCTCTTGTCCGGCAAGCGCGCGATCTGCGCCGGTCCGGGCAATCCGCCGGTCGTCGTGGATGAAACCGCCGACCTCGACGAAGCCGCGCGCGGCATTATCAAAGGCGCGTCGTTCGATAACAACATCATTTGCACCGACGAGAAAAATATCATCGCGGTGGACGCGATTGCGGACCGCTTGCTTGCCGCGTTGCGCGGGTTGGGTTGTCGCATCTTGACACAGGATGAACTCGCGCGCCTCGAAAAAGTGATTTTCTCCGAACCGGTCAAGCCGGGCAAATCAACTGGGTTGAATAAAAAACTCATCGGACAAAATCCATCGGTCATTCTGAAGGAGATTGGCGTCACCGTGGGCGACGAAGTGCGGCTCGCGATTGCCGAGGTGCCGCGCGAGCATACGCTCGTGTGGACCGAACAGATGATGCCGATCATTCCGTTCGTGCGCGTGCCCAATGCCGATGACGCGATTGATTTTGCGATCGCGGTCGAAGGCGGACGCCGGCACACCGCGGTGATTTACTCGCGCCATCTCGATCACCTGAGTCGCTATGCTAAAGAAGCGGACGTTTCGATTTTTGTCAAGAACGGTCCCAATCTCGCGGGGCTGGGTTACGGCGGCGAAGGATTTTGTTCGTTCTCGATTGCGGGGACGACCGGCGAAGGCATGACGCGCCCGCGCACCTTTACGCGCGAGCGCCGCTGTGTGTTGGTGGACGCGTTTCGAATTGTTTAA
- a CDS encoding EutN/CcmL family microcompartment protein has product MLIAKVIGTVVSTVKHPAYHAQKIMLVQPLHLPGEKPDDALIAVDLAQSGVGDVVLVCQEGGSTRQIIGIKDQPVRSSIVGVIDSVSLQK; this is encoded by the coding sequence ATGCTAATAGCCAAAGTCATCGGCACGGTCGTTTCGACAGTTAAACATCCGGCATACCACGCGCAGAAAATCATGCTCGTGCAGCCGTTGCATTTGCCCGGCGAAAAACCGGACGATGCGCTCATCGCGGTTGACCTCGCGCAGTCCGGCGTTGGCGATGTGGTGTTGGTGTGCCAGGAGGGCGGCTCGACGCGACAGATTATCGGCATAAAAGATCAGCCCGTGCGCTCTTCGATTGTGGGCGTGATTGATTCGGTGAGTTTGCAAAAGTGA
- a CDS encoding EVE domain-containing protein, producing MAYYLDLFSPETYEAFTKSKREVSGFRVRQQNAANRVHPGDRLVCYMTKLSRWVGILEVMSTCFRDEAPLFYEKDDPFIIRFKVKPLVWLSKEKSIPMRDERIWRAISFTRNYEPDYSYWTGKFRNSLNQLSEEDGRFLEKFLLRQASDGGETFEVDEDEYKKILSHEVRRIDRTITVSVPQDSETLPDTVPVAEVRESIKIQALLAKIGAHMGMRIWIPRGDRNAVISEWADEDRPLLDVLPLNYDETTLKTIEQIDVLWLRGRAILRAFEIEHTTSVYSGILRMADLLALQPNMDIKLHIVAPSERREKVFQELRRPVFSLLDKGPLYESCTFLPYDSVRDLAMERHLAHLSDSVLDEYSEYAE from the coding sequence ATGGCTTATTATCTTGATTTGTTTTCTCCCGAAACCTACGAGGCGTTCACAAAATCAAAGAGAGAAGTTTCTGGTTTTCGCGTTCGCCAACAGAATGCCGCAAATAGGGTACATCCAGGCGACAGGTTAGTTTGCTACATGACCAAGCTTTCTCGTTGGGTTGGAATCCTCGAAGTGATGAGCACATGCTTTAGAGATGAAGCTCCGCTCTTTTACGAAAAGGATGATCCGTTCATAATCCGTTTCAAAGTCAAACCGCTTGTTTGGCTATCAAAAGAAAAATCCATTCCGATGCGTGATGAAAGAATCTGGCGAGCAATATCTTTTACCCGGAATTATGAACCAGATTACTCATACTGGACTGGGAAATTTCGTAACAGTCTGAATCAGCTCTCTGAAGAAGATGGACGGTTTCTTGAGAAATTCCTTTTGAGGCAGGCGAGCGACGGTGGGGAAACATTTGAAGTTGACGAAGACGAGTATAAAAAAATTCTCTCGCACGAAGTGCGTAGAATTGATAGAACAATAACGGTTTCAGTACCCCAAGATTCTGAAACTCTACCTGACACTGTTCCAGTTGCTGAAGTTAGAGAATCAATCAAGATACAGGCTTTGCTGGCAAAGATCGGTGCTCATATGGGGATGAGAATTTGGATACCGCGTGGTGATAGAAATGCGGTGATTTCGGAATGGGCTGATGAAGATCGTCCACTGTTGGATGTTTTGCCTCTCAACTACGATGAGACTACGCTCAAAACAATTGAGCAAATAGATGTTCTTTGGCTAAGAGGTCGAGCGATTCTCCGTGCATTTGAAATAGAACACACAACCTCGGTCTATTCTGGTATTCTTCGCATGGCTGATTTGTTGGCGTTACAACCCAACATGGACATCAAATTGCATATCGTTGCGCCAAGCGAAAGGCGCGAAAAGGTTTTTCAAGAACTTCGTCGCCCGGTCTTTTCTCTACTCGACAAAGGACCTTTATATGAAAGTTGTACATTCCTCCCGTATGACAGTGTGCGTGATTTAGCGATGGAACGTCACTTGGCTCACTTGTCGGATAGTGTGCTTGATGAATATTCCGAGTATGCAGAGTGA
- a CDS encoding EutN/CcmL family microcompartment protein, whose protein sequence is MILGQVVGEVIATIKDEAVHGRKLLITQLLNHKREPIGRPQVALEVVHAGIGDFVFLVRARDASFAVVPNAPADLAIVGVIDHIDTIDPGNLELPFGYSQFT, encoded by the coding sequence ATGATTCTGGGTCAAGTGGTCGGCGAAGTGATCGCCACAATCAAAGACGAAGCGGTGCACGGGCGCAAGTTGCTCATCACGCAGTTGCTCAATCACAAACGCGAACCGATTGGGCGTCCCCAGGTCGCGCTTGAAGTTGTCCACGCGGGCATCGGCGATTTTGTGTTTCTCGTCCGCGCGCGTGACGCGTCATTCGCAGTCGTTCCCAACGCGCCAGCAGACCTGGCGATTGTCGGTGTGATTGACCACATTGACACGATTGATCCGGGAAATCTAGAATTGCCGTTTGGATATTCTCAATTCACGTAA
- a CDS encoding glycoside hydrolase family 1 protein: MSKRIFPNGFLWGAGTAAHQVEGGNTNNDWWDWEQVPGRIKHGDTSAVACDWWRGERYRDDFELAAQLHQNAHRLSLEWSRLEPREGEWSADAIAFYRRMLSALRDHGMTPLVTLHHFTNPRWLTEKGGWETEATIARFARYADKAVQEFGDLCDSWVTINEPNVYAFSAYVSGRWSPGKKDVMLALRVLTNLVRGHAAAYRALHRVQPHVRVGVAHHVRALRPANPRSSLNRTLVRLQNHVFNRLFLDALHNGRMPLPFGAAAPEAINTQDFIGLNFYFSARVAVDWRNIGELFGRQTPPQPWGVANDAELREWFGWGDIDPDAFYDVVMDAARAGKPIYITEHGIPDARDEIRPRVLVTYLAALHRAIQDGADVRGYFHWALIDNFEWIEGLDFLRFGLIANDFATQTRAPRPSAHLYARIARENALADELMEKYGH; the protein is encoded by the coding sequence ATGAGCAAACGGATTTTTCCCAATGGCTTTCTCTGGGGCGCGGGAACGGCGGCGCATCAGGTCGAAGGCGGCAACACGAACAACGATTGGTGGGACTGGGAGCAAGTGCCGGGTCGGATCAAGCACGGCGACACGTCCGCGGTCGCGTGCGATTGGTGGCGCGGCGAACGTTATCGCGACGATTTCGAACTCGCCGCGCAGTTGCATCAGAACGCGCATCGTCTTTCGCTGGAATGGAGTCGCCTCGAACCGCGCGAAGGCGAATGGAGTGCGGACGCTATCGCGTTCTATCGTCGCATGTTAAGCGCGCTGCGCGATCACGGAATGACGCCGCTCGTCACGCTGCACCACTTTACGAACCCGCGCTGGCTCACCGAAAAAGGCGGGTGGGAAACCGAAGCGACGATTGCGCGGTTCGCGCGCTATGCGGACAAAGCCGTTCAGGAATTTGGCGACCTGTGCGATTCCTGGGTCACGATCAACGAGCCGAACGTGTACGCCTTCAGCGCGTACGTCAGCGGGCGATGGTCCCCCGGCAAAAAAGATGTGATGCTTGCCTTGCGCGTGCTGACGAACTTGGTGCGCGGACACGCGGCGGCGTATCGCGCGCTGCATCGCGTTCAGCCGCACGTGCGGGTCGGCGTCGCGCATCACGTCCGCGCCCTGCGCCCGGCGAATCCGCGTTCGTCGCTCAATCGCACGCTCGTCCGGCTGCAGAATCACGTGTTCAATCGCTTGTTCCTCGACGCGCTGCACAATGGGCGAATGCCGCTCCCGTTCGGCGCGGCGGCGCCGGAAGCGATCAACACCCAGGATTTCATTGGACTGAATTTTTATTTTTCCGCGCGCGTCGCGGTGGATTGGCGGAACATCGGCGAGTTGTTCGGTCGGCAGACGCCGCCCCAGCCGTGGGGCGTGGCAAACGACGCCGAGCTGCGCGAATGGTTTGGCTGGGGCGACATTGACCCCGACGCGTTTTACGATGTCGTGATGGACGCGGCGCGCGCGGGCAAGCCGATTTACATCACCGAGCATGGCATTCCGGATGCGCGCGACGAAATTCGCCCGCGCGTGTTGGTGACGTATCTTGCCGCGTTGCATCGCGCGATTCAGGATGGCGCGGACGTGCGCGGCTATTTCCACTGGGCGCTAATTGACAATTTCGAGTGGATCGAAGGTTTGGACTTTTTGCGATTCGGCTTGATCGCGAACGATTTCGCAACGCAAACGCGCGCGCCGCGTCCAAGCGCGCATCTCTATGCGCGGATCGCGCGCGAGAACGCGCTCGCGGATGAGTTGATGGAAAAGTATGGACACTAG
- a CDS encoding PAS domain-containing protein: MNYDLFLLLGVTFTAALIYSALLILLAVRQRWHDSVESRFTFWIAFALLTQLVFAADYALVGVGSNSDLVPKLYFYLASALPLFFYAFASAFTSALVAPSLDGERQPWIFFPGLGALTLAVVLDLYRPVIPIGDMILSVPIIVSSLRVLLWVVPTAFVITRSVIVNRRLVSPLHRNRLAYLTIGLPFVSAYDVLELAVGVPTREIAIAAQVTGVLILSYAVLRHHLIDLRFVLRQGTQHVLITLFAIALYALTINAAINFSLTRESWGVMATALVAAIFFAVIFRPLLSILERGVRHLLFGPRYDVREVVQMFSQRLNARIDLAQLAEEGRTLLKSAMGARDAALLVLHRAKSGVTLHPLPARPDWPPEVRVDGLAPVVNALMMRPAPLLQYDIDRLPEFIDVTPDARALLRKFRSEVYVPIMSHESLIGVWMVGPKASDDRYTESDLALLATLADQSAVALENARLLSDLRDQVLQVRAMRDYLDSTLASIVTGVLTVNREGTIVSFNRAAEEIFQIPAAVAIGQAFNRVLPPMQDNQFTRLLARVWMQGTTQTVRETVTQVIGRGDVHLTIHMSPIQRDDETSGVALVVEDLTQVARLEEETRRVRTTFERYVPSSVVEGVLADPSRTALGGDRQPVTILFADLHGFTRMSEHLPPEELVQILNGYLSVAAQVILRYEGTLDKFLGDGVMAVFNAPLPQSDHAWRAACAALALQRNVAEYARQLPENQRLTFRVGIHTGEAVVGNIGTRELINYTAVGDSVNLAKRLQENAETGQIILSRDSCALIAEKAVVHPRETIMVKGRETPVEVFELIATWEQQ, translated from the coding sequence ATGAATTATGACCTGTTCTTGTTGTTGGGCGTCACGTTCACTGCCGCGCTGATTTACAGCGCGTTATTGATTTTGCTCGCTGTCCGCCAACGCTGGCACGATAGCGTAGAAAGTCGTTTCACGTTTTGGATCGCGTTCGCGCTGCTTACCCAATTGGTGTTCGCCGCCGACTATGCGCTCGTCGGTGTGGGTAGCAACAGCGACCTGGTTCCAAAACTCTATTTTTATCTCGCCAGCGCGTTGCCGCTTTTTTTCTACGCGTTTGCCTCCGCATTCACTTCGGCGCTGGTTGCTCCTTCGCTGGATGGTGAACGCCAACCTTGGATCTTTTTCCCCGGCTTGGGCGCGCTCACGCTGGCGGTGGTATTGGATTTGTATCGCCCGGTCATTCCGATCGGGGATATGATTCTGTCGGTGCCGATTATCGTTTCGAGTCTGCGGGTTTTGTTGTGGGTGGTGCCGACCGCGTTCGTTATCACGCGCAGTGTGATTGTGAATCGGCGTTTGGTGAGTCCCTTGCATCGCAATCGGTTGGCATACTTGACGATTGGGTTGCCGTTCGTTTCCGCGTACGACGTGCTGGAGTTGGCGGTGGGCGTACCCACGCGCGAAATCGCGATTGCGGCGCAAGTGACTGGCGTACTGATCTTGAGTTATGCCGTTCTGCGTCACCATCTCATTGATTTGCGATTCGTGTTGCGGCAAGGCACGCAACATGTCTTGATCACGCTGTTCGCGATTGCGCTGTACGCGTTGACGATCAACGCGGCGATCAATTTTTCGCTCACTCGCGAATCCTGGGGCGTGATGGCGACTGCCCTGGTCGCGGCAATTTTCTTTGCGGTAATCTTCCGTCCTCTGCTCTCGATCCTCGAACGCGGTGTGCGTCACTTGTTGTTCGGTCCACGCTACGATGTGCGCGAAGTGGTGCAAATGTTCAGCCAACGATTGAACGCGCGGATTGATCTCGCGCAACTCGCGGAAGAAGGCCGCACCTTACTCAAGAGCGCGATGGGCGCACGCGACGCCGCGTTGCTCGTTCTGCATCGCGCCAAATCCGGCGTCACCCTGCATCCCTTGCCCGCGCGTCCCGATTGGCCCCCCGAAGTGCGCGTGGATGGTTTAGCCCCCGTCGTCAACGCGTTGATGATGCGCCCCGCGCCGCTTTTGCAATACGACATTGACCGCTTGCCGGAATTCATAGATGTGACGCCGGACGCGCGCGCGTTGTTGCGCAAATTTCGCAGCGAAGTCTATGTGCCGATTATGAGCCACGAGTCGCTGATCGGCGTGTGGATGGTGGGACCCAAAGCGTCGGATGATCGCTATACCGAATCCGATCTGGCGTTGCTCGCGACGCTCGCCGATCAAAGCGCGGTCGCGTTGGAGAACGCGCGCTTGCTCTCCGATTTGCGCGACCAAGTGTTACAAGTGCGCGCGATGCGCGATTACCTCGACTCGACGCTCGCGAGTATCGTGACCGGCGTCCTCACGGTGAATCGGGAAGGCACGATTGTCAGTTTCAACCGCGCGGCGGAAGAGATTTTTCAGATCCCCGCGGCGGTCGCTATCGGGCAAGCGTTCAACCGCGTGTTGCCGCCGATGCAGGACAACCAGTTCACGCGATTGCTCGCGCGGGTGTGGATGCAGGGCACGACGCAAACCGTGCGTGAGACGGTGACGCAGGTGATCGGTCGCGGCGATGTGCATTTGACGATTCACATGTCGCCGATTCAACGCGATGATGAAACGTCGGGCGTCGCGTTGGTCGTCGAGGACTTGACCCAGGTCGCGCGCCTCGAGGAAGAAACGCGTCGCGTCCGTACGACGTTCGAACGGTACGTGCCGTCGTCGGTCGTCGAAGGCGTGCTTGCCGATCCCAGTCGCACCGCGCTAGGCGGTGATCGTCAACCGGTCACGATTCTGTTTGCCGACCTGCACGGCTTTACGCGCATGTCCGAACATCTGCCGCCGGAAGAATTGGTGCAGATTCTCAACGGCTATCTTTCCGTTGCGGCGCAAGTGATCTTGAGGTACGAAGGTACGCTCGACAAATTCCTGGGTGATGGTGTAATGGCGGTGTTCAACGCGCCGTTGCCGCAATCGGATCACGCGTGGCGCGCCGCGTGCGCGGCGCTCGCATTACAACGCAATGTCGCCGAGTACGCGCGACAGTTGCCCGAAAATCAACGCTTGACTTTTCGCGTCGGCATTCATACCGGCGAAGCTGTCGTCGGCAACATCGGCACACGCGAATTGATAAACTATACCGCCGTCGGCGACTCGGTGAATCTCGCCAAGCGGTTGCAGGAAAATGCCGAGACTGGGCAAATCATTCTCAGCCGCGATTCGTGCGCGTTGATCGCCGAAAAAGCGGTCGTCCATCCGCGCGAGACGATCATGGTCAAGGGACGCGAAACGCCGGTCGAGGTGTTCGAGTTGATCGCGACCTGGGAACAACAGTAA
- a CDS encoding class II aldolase/adducin family protein, which yields MDTRSEQELRQRIVEIGKLLHQKNFVAAGDGNISVRLDDACILITPSGFSKGFLDAEQLLVTDLRGEKLAPLYGKGRDLKPSSEIRLHLECYRQRADVHAVIHAHPPMTIACTLAGVSLAKCVLPEVLYDLGTIPTTPYATPASPEGPLAVRDLVKTFDAMILDRHGSVTVGATLWDAYMRLERVEHSAQVTLAAQQALGKPVEPLPDRAIQTLAAMRQQVFAQRGRDVCAECNACPVSERHPSRVQFVGADVSRLEKLIESEVRNAIRNS from the coding sequence ATGGACACTAGATCCGAACAAGAATTGCGCCAACGCATCGTCGAGATCGGCAAGTTACTGCACCAAAAAAATTTCGTTGCCGCGGGCGATGGCAACATTTCCGTGCGGCTCGACGACGCGTGTATTCTAATTACGCCGAGCGGATTCAGCAAAGGATTTCTCGACGCGGAGCAATTGCTCGTCACCGATCTGCGCGGTGAAAAACTCGCGCCGCTCTATGGCAAGGGACGCGATCTCAAACCGTCGTCGGAAATTCGTTTGCATCTCGAATGCTATCGCCAGCGCGCGGATGTGCACGCGGTCATTCACGCACACCCACCGATGACGATTGCGTGTACGCTCGCCGGCGTTTCGCTCGCCAAATGCGTCTTGCCCGAAGTGCTGTACGACCTGGGCACGATTCCCACCACGCCGTACGCGACACCCGCGAGTCCCGAAGGTCCGCTCGCCGTGCGCGACCTGGTGAAAACTTTCGACGCGATGATCCTAGATCGGCACGGCTCGGTGACGGTCGGCGCAACGCTGTGGGACGCGTACATGCGCTTGGAGCGCGTCGAGCATTCGGCGCAGGTGACGCTCGCTGCGCAACAGGCGCTTGGCAAACCGGTCGAGCCGCTGCCCGACCGCGCGATTCAAACGCTGGCGGCGATGCGGCAGCAGGTTTTCGCGCAACGCGGACGCGATGTGTGCGCCGAGTGTAATGCGTGTCCAGTCAGCGAGCGTCATCCTTCGCGCGTCCAGTTCGTCGGCGCTGATGTGTCGCGCCTCGAAAAGTTGATCGAATCTGAAGTTCGAAATGCAATTCGTAATTCATAA